The Candidatus Zixiibacteriota bacterium genome contains the following window.
GCGATTACCGGGATGAGATATCGCTGGGAGAGAGATGGCAGCTGGTACGAGGCTCTCTACCACAATTGCAGCGTACGAAGTTGGATATACATCAGTCTCTACCTGGAGGACTATTTCAAGTAGGCACAGAAATACCTCTTGAGAAGATAAACACGGTCGACACTCGGCTGCTAATTGGCAATCGAATTAAGTCTCTTGGCTGTCCGACCTCGCCCTTCATCCCGTATTCGTTTCACTTCGAGGAGTATCAGTCCAAGCAGGCCGACTACGGCGATTAATGACACGCCGATGACGATGAAGAGCATCGAAACATAAGTACTCATTAGAACCATCCTTCGTTGGGTCGATTACCGACGGATAGATTGTGAATTGATTCCAGAAGCAAATTCCTCATGGATAGATTCAGTCGACATTCCGACACGTCCAACCATTTGACAGGTCTGCCATGAGAGAGCGCTTTCTGAAAATATATCTTGACTTTTATTATCCCGATTCAGTAAATACAAAATATTGAACTTTTATTGAAACGCAATCGGAAATATCAAGTTGAATTTTCGCAACATTCCTCAGCAGCTCATCCCCCTCGCTATCCTTTTCGCGGCAGCTCTTGCTGCCCTGATAGTGGCCCGCCAGCTTCTAGTGCCAGACTCCTTCGGAGAGTACAGCCATTACAGGGCAGATGCTGTGGATGAGATTGCGTCACTTGATATATCGTACGCGGGCTCCAACGCCTGCTTTGATTGTCACGATGACATATTCGAGATCAAGCAGGAATCGAATCACTCGGGGCTCACCTGCGAGGTCTGTCATGGCCCTGCTGCCGAACATGTTGATGCTCCCGATGAATTCACTCCGAGCGCCCCACGTGGTCGAGGTTACTGCCCGCTGTGTCACGGGTACAATCCGTCGAGACCGTCAGGATTTCCACAAATATTGGCTGAATTACACAATCCAGGCAGGGCATGCATGACATGCCATGATCCTCACAACCCGGTACTTCCACACGCGCCGGAAGAATGCAGCGCATGCCACCGTGAAATCTCCAATCAGAAGATGGTATCGCACCACGCCACTCTCACATGTACGACCTGCCATGTCGTTCCGGAGGATCACTGGATCAATCCAAGGTTCGTGCGAGCAGAGAAACCATCGACCAGAGAACTCTGTGGGGGTTGTCACTCTGAGGATGCCGACAGTCCGAGAGAAATACCGCGGATTGATCTCAATGCACACGGAGAACGATACCTTTGCTGGGACTGCCACTACCCGCACCATCCGGAGGCAAATCAATGAAAGACGACAAGCCGGGTATCTCTCGCAGAGAGTTTATTGCGAACACAACACGCAAGCTGCCAGGACTCCTGCTGATTTGCTCGACGATTGGAGCAAAGCAGCTTCTGTCAGATACTGATGACACTCACTATGATCCCACCCAGCACAATTATGCGATGGGAATTGATATTCACAAGTGTATAGGCTGTGGCCGCTGCTCTGACGCGTGCAAGAAAGAGAACAAGGTCCCGACCGAGCCGTTCTTTTTCCGCACGTGGGTAGAAAGATATATTATAGCTGCCGATGGAGAGGCAATCGTGGACAGCCCGAATGGTGGAATCGACGGATTCCCTGAGGCGAAGCATGGCGCGGATGTATTGCGGTCGTTCTTTGTTCCAAAACTCTGTAACCACTGTGCCAACCCGCCCTGCGTACAGGTCTGTCCGGTCGGTGCGACTTTTTCGAGCCGCGATGGTGTAGTGCTGGTCGACGACAACTACTGTGTCGGCTGCCGATACTGTATTCAAGCCTGCCCTTATGGAGCAAGATATTTGCACCCGACCAAGATGGTGGCCGACAAATGCACTTTCTGCTATCATCGCATTGTAAGGGGCCTTCTGCCTGCCTGTGTTGAGGTCTGTCCGACTCAGGCGCGGGTGTTCGGTGAGATCGGCAAGCAGAGCAGTCCGTTACGACGGTTCCTGAGGTTTAACGATGTTTCCGTTCTCAAGCCGGGGCTCAACACCAAGCCAAAGGTTTATTATGCAGGGGCAGACGGGGAGGTCAGATAGACAATGCCAGCGAGTTTGATTCATATTCTGGCCGATCTTCAGGGTACAGTGGGATATGTCTATCCAAACGAATTCGAGTTGCACTGGGAACTGTTGATCGTAGTTTATCCGTATCTTACGGGACTTGTGGCCGGTGCGTTCATCCTTGCATCGCTCAAAGCCGTGTTCAACGTGAATGCTCTGCAGCCGGTTTACAGACTCTCTCTGTTGTCGGCCCTCTCTTTCATGATAATCGCACCGCTTCCGCTCCTGGCACACCTCGGGCATCCGGAAAGATCTTATGAGATGTTTCTGACCCCGCACACGCAATCGGCGATGGCAATGTTTGGGTTTGTGTATGCCTGGTATCTGATGGTGGTACTGCTGCTGGAAATCTGGTTCGATTATCGTGAAGACATTGTAGGATGGTCGAAGAAGAAGACTGGCCTGATGAAATACGTTTACCTTCTCTTAAGCCTCGGATCGAGGGATGTTTCGGAAAAGTCAGTCAGATTCGACCACAAAGCTGGCAAGTTCATTACTATCATCGGGATTCCATCCGCGTTTCTGTTGCACGGGTATGTAGGCTTCATTTTCGGGTCAGTCAAGGCAAACCCATGGTGGAGCAGCGTTCTGATGCCGATAGTGTTTCTTTTCTCTGCAATAGTGTCAGGAATCGCTCTGATGCTTCTTATCTACATGATCACCACCATGTTCAGATGGAAGCCGCTGAACATGGCCTGCCTGAACAAGCTTGCTGAATTTCTGATTCTGGCGATGATCGTCGACTTCTCGCTGGAATTACTCGATTTCATTCACCGCCTCTATGAATCGGAAGAATCAATCGATATTTTGTCGCAGATGATCTCCAGCAGACTGTTTATAAGTCTTATCATTACTCAGATCGTGCTCGGCACTCTCTTCCCGCTGATCGCAATAATAGTGGCGAGATTCGGGAGAGTCCCCAACGAGCTAAAACGCATTCTATATTTCCTTGGAGGCATACTCGTCCAGGTCGGCATCTTCAGCACAAGATGGAATGTCGTTATCGGCGGACAGCTCTTCTCGAAAAGCCTTCGCGGCCTCACAGTTTACAAACTCGAATTGTTCGGACTGGAAGGTATCCTGATGACAGGGTTACTTCTAATCTTACCATTCATCATACTATTTGCGCTGATCAAAGTCCTTCCACCGTGGTCACAGACACAGTCGCCCCCGGCAGCAGACGGCGGTCCGATTTCAGCGGAAGGATAGAATCGGCAGTTCGCGCGCATGATTCGATCTTCCCGGAGAAATACCTATCTTATCTGAGTCCAGGACAGTATTCCAAACTCAGCAATCGCATGGCGCCGGGCCGCCGGAGAATATGTACATCACCAGATAGACGATGTCATCAATATCGATGTCGCCTGAACAATCTACTTCGCCTGCATCAAATGGAATGGGTGCGGGCCCTCCGGTAAAAATATACGCGACCAGATAGACAACATCATCAATGTCGACTTCTTCGCTGTTGTTGGCATCCCCGCAAATGAAATCAGGCGGTGGCTCCTCTTCATATATGTCGATGAATACGCCAATCGTATCATATTTCGGCAATGTGTCTGAGTCAGCCAGCTCTATCATTATGAAGTAAAGACCGGGCCACGATGGAGTGCCCGATATTGTGCCGACCGCACCACCGGTGAATATGCAACCGTAGGGGGGCTGCCCAAGAATGCGCGTCCAGTAGTAAGGCTCGATGCCGCCGATCGCTGAGAACTGGTAGAAATATGGCTCACCGATGATCCCGTAGGGGACATCGTAAGCCATAGCGTGTATCCTGCCATCGCAGTGATCACCTACACCATCATGATCCTCGTCGTACTGCTCCGGGTTATATACATCTTGACAATTATCGCATGCGTTACCAACTAAGTCGCCGTCGTCATCTTCCTGAAGAGGATTGTTGGCATCCGGGCAGTTGTCTGCATCGTTGAGGATGTTGTCAAGATCTCTATCGTCAGAATTCAGAAATGCCACCAGAGCAGTCATTCCCTTTATCATACGAGTGAGATAATCGAAGTTGACGTGTGATGTGTTGTCGTAAGGCGAATGATAGACGCTCGAGAAATAGTACTCGTGCAAGTACGCTACCTCAAAACCATTCTGTTGAAACGGATGGTGATCCGACCCTCCCCCGGCCCAACCGTCAAGGATTCCGTATATTCCAACATACTGGTTTGCAAGATCCGCCCATACCTGAGCATACATTGAATTGGATGCATGATTCAGCCATGCGTAATCATAGTTATACTCGTCACCGATCATATCCATATTCAGCATCACAATTATGTCATCTCCGCGAATAGCAGCGTTGTCCGCATAATGCCACGAGCCATGCAAGCCTAACTCTTCAGCATCAAACGTGGCATATATGAGAGTTACGGGTGTCTCGATGTTCCGCATAACGCGAGCTATTTCGATGACAGCAGAAGTGCCGCTTCCGTTGTCATCAGCACCGGGAGAGCCGGGAACTGCATCATGATGCGCTCCGATTACAACATGCTTGTCGGGATAGAGTGATCCGATTTTACGAGCTATGACATTGCGGCAGCCCGTAGGAATGCCGTCGATTTGAATAGTGAACTCATCAAATATGACCTCATCGCAGCCGTAAGATTCGAGTTTCTGCTTGATCCATGCCGAAGCTTCGTAATTGGAGGAAGTGCCGGCAACTCTACCGCCAAAATCTTGCAGCACGTTCATATATGATGTGATCGAATCCTGCCGTACCAGCGATATTATCGAATCATAATCGATCTCAGCACTGAATTTTAGATCGGAGAGCGCGAACGGCTTCCTGTATGAAAACCGCATACTCTCCATATGTATCGGGACAAGATCGAGTGGTTCACGAGTCTGGCCGAGTTGAAGGATGTCGACTCTGAAGAGTCGATAACCACTCTCATCAAAAAGCAACTCGTACTTGTCAACATTTTGGCGATCCATTCGCTTGTCAATGGCGAGGTTCGATTTGTCAACATCGCTCGCGACCAGTGATATGGTCAGCCCGGATTGAAGAAGCCTTGCGCTGGATGATGCATCTGCCAATACGAGGCAACCGTCGGAAAGCAGCAGCACTCCATCGACGCCTGTCGAAGTTAGAATCTGCGCATCCTGCGCGCTGTTGATGCTGACTTTGTAGAGGTCATCGGCAACTGCTGTTGATGCTATGCCCATCAACAGGATTAGTCCCATTAAAGCTTTCTTCCAAAACAAAATAATCCTCCTTCGTACTCTATTGACGATACGAGGTCCCGAATGTCAAAGATGCAATAAACGAGAGATGCACACCTCCCGGACAACCCTGGTAGAACACGGGTAAGAACATCTCAGGATCGAGCGCGCGAGCGCACCCATCCTATAACTCATTACAATATACTAAGATAGGCTAATCTGTCAAGGTGTAATTTGGAGCAACCAGCTAATACCGCAGCCCAGCGACACACCGTTAGAAAGGACTCCCCGGTGGCGTCGGTCACAAAATGGGGTCTCTGTTGTAGGCAGTTTAGGGTAAAAACCAAGACTTTGTTTGAAGAAGCAAAATATCCTTGCGCAAATGGTTGTTGGCTGTTTATCTTATGAGTGTATTGAAAAAGGCAGTAGCAGCCATCAGTTGCATCGTAGTCAAAGTTTTACGCACAAGACTGCGTGGTTTATGACTCACAGGATCAAGGAAGCCATGAAAGACCCTGTGTTCACTCGACAGCTTGGCGGGGCTGGCAAGACGGTTGAGGCTGACGAAACCTTCTGGGGAAACCAGAAGCGAAGAAAAGGGACTCCCGGTCGCGGGTACGCGTACAAGGAGAAGATATTCTCCTTGATCGAGCGTGTCGGCGATGAATGTTCTTTTCATGTACCTGCGGTAACTGCCGCGACTCGTGGACCGATTATGCAAGAGCAGATACGTCAAGATACCCAAGTCTTTACCGATGATTTTGGTAGTTTTAGTGGTGTTGATGATGAATTCTTGAACCATCAAGTTGTCAACCATAGACAGAAGGAATATACTCGCGGACCGATACATGCTACTACAGTGAAAAACTACGTCAGCATTCTGAAGAGTGGATTAGTTGGTGTTTATCAACATGTCGGTGCGCATCATTTGAAACGCTGTATTGGCGAATTTGATTTCGGCTTCAATAGCCGCAACGGGAGTGATGGGGAACGCGCTCAGTTGGCTTTGAAGGGGATTGATGGAAGAAGATTATTGTACAGGGACTCATAAATATGACCAAGAAAAAGAAAATCGAACCTCTTGTCCTGAAGATCGAGGGTAGTAGAATCACTACTGCCAAGTTCATGCGAATTGTCAAGAACTTCACGGCGATATTGCGCAATGTCGCAGACGAGTTGACCGAAGGGCAGGATTCCGTTACTTGGCTTATCAGTGCTGAGAAGGGGAGTCAAGTATTCAAGGCGAGTCCGGAAGCCGACGAGACGGTCGTGAGGAACCTGGAGTCGATACCCAAAACTATCTATGAGGGATTTGGATTGATTGAAAGAGGCAGAAGGCGACCAAGAGGATTTTCTGACGCTGCACTAAAGAACGCAAATGAACTGGCCTCAGTGATTGGCAATGGTGACGGAGACATTTCGAGGGTGGCGATTAGGTACGTGGGGCAAACCAAAGACCTTTCCGTAAAGACTTCGCTGCACGTAAAGGACATTCTCGGTGTGAAAAGGACAGAGGACGGGTCTGTTGAGGGACGAGTGACAGTTCTTTCGGATAAGAGGCGTTTCAAAGTATACGTTGACGATGTGCTCACTGGTCACTCTGTACGCTGCACTGCGAGGGATGTGGACGAGGACGAACTCATCGCCACGTTCAGAAAGAGAATCGCTGTAACCGGTACTGTTCACTATCGCAGAGACAACACTCCTGTGAGGATTGAAGTAGACAACATTCGTATCCTTGGAAGGGGTGACAAGCTGCCCTCCTTTGATGATGTAAAAGGGATATTCAGGCAAGGTAATTGATGATTAAACGCAGATACTGGGACGCTTGCACGTTCCTAGGATGGTTCAACAACGAGAGCGAAAAGATTGGGAAATGTTTAGGTGTGAAGAAACTCGCCGAAGATGGCGAACTGATCATCATTACATCTGCGATAACACTAACTGAAGTGGTCTGGCTAAAAGGCCATCCCAGACTCTCGAAAGAATCAGAAAACACTATCAGCGAATTTTTCGAGCAGCCATTCATTGCCGTTCGATCCGTTGATAGAACTATTGCTGAAGAAGCAAGAAAACTGATATGGAAACACAATGTGCAACCGAAAGATGCAATTCACGTTGCTACCGCCCTTCAATTGAAAGTGCCCGACTTCGATACGTTTGATGATGGATTGACAAAGCTTGATGGTAAGCTGGGGAATCCGAAACTTAGGATTGGACACCCCAATATCTCATACCAAGAATTGATTGATTTTCCAGATGAGGCGGAAGATGTCTAAGAGAGCAACGACGCGAAAAAAAGAGCATGACAACGGCGATTTTGATAAACTTATATCAGCCCCCCTCCAAATCCCCAAGGAAGACATCAAGAAGCCTAAGCCCGGGAAGAAATCGCGCAAGAGAGATAAGTCCTCATGAATCGACTCCAGAGGATTATACTGATTGTCTATGTGGTTGCGATCTTCATTTCTTGTATCTACGTGCCTTGGGATTTACTTGTGATTGACGAAGGCGCAAGTGCGCGCATCCCCGCGGGCTATGGCCTTCTTTGG
Protein-coding sequences here:
- a CDS encoding 4Fe-4S dicluster domain-containing protein, translating into MKDDKPGISRREFIANTTRKLPGLLLICSTIGAKQLLSDTDDTHYDPTQHNYAMGIDIHKCIGCGRCSDACKKENKVPTEPFFFRTWVERYIIAADGEAIVDSPNGGIDGFPEAKHGADVLRSFFVPKLCNHCANPPCVQVCPVGATFSSRDGVVLVDDNYCVGCRYCIQACPYGARYLHPTKMVADKCTFCYHRIVRGLLPACVEVCPTQARVFGEIGKQSSPLRRFLRFNDVSVLKPGLNTKPKVYYAGADGEVR
- the nrfD gene encoding polysulfide reductase NrfD — protein: MIHILADLQGTVGYVYPNEFELHWELLIVVYPYLTGLVAGAFILASLKAVFNVNALQPVYRLSLLSALSFMIIAPLPLLAHLGHPERSYEMFLTPHTQSAMAMFGFVYAWYLMVVLLLEIWFDYREDIVGWSKKKTGLMKYVYLLLSLGSRDVSEKSVRFDHKAGKFITIIGIPSAFLLHGYVGFIFGSVKANPWWSSVLMPIVFLFSAIVSGIALMLLIYMITTMFRWKPLNMACLNKLAEFLILAMIVDFSLELLDFIHRLYESEESIDILSQMISSRLFISLIITQIVLGTLFPLIAIIVARFGRVPNELKRILYFLGGILVQVGIFSTRWNVVIGGQLFSKSLRGLTVYKLELFGLEGILMTGLLLILPFIILFALIKVLPPWSQTQSPPAADGGPISAEG
- a CDS encoding M28 family peptidase; the encoded protein is MFWKKALMGLILLMGIASTAVADDLYKVSINSAQDAQILTSTGVDGVLLLSDGCLVLADASSSARLLQSGLTISLVASDVDKSNLAIDKRMDRQNVDKYELLFDESGYRLFRVDILQLGQTREPLDLVPIHMESMRFSYRKPFALSDLKFSAEIDYDSIISLVRQDSITSYMNVLQDFGGRVAGTSSNYEASAWIKQKLESYGCDEVIFDEFTIQIDGIPTGCRNVIARKIGSLYPDKHVVIGAHHDAVPGSPGADDNGSGTSAVIEIARVMRNIETPVTLIYATFDAEELGLHGSWHYADNAAIRGDDIIVMLNMDMIGDEYNYDYAWLNHASNSMYAQVWADLANQYVGIYGILDGWAGGGSDHHPFQQNGFEVAYLHEYYFSSVYHSPYDNTSHVNFDYLTRMIKGMTALVAFLNSDDRDLDNILNDADNCPDANNPLQEDDDGDLVGNACDNCQDVYNPEQYDEDHDGVGDHCDGRIHAMAYDVPYGIIGEPYFYQFSAIGGIEPYYWTRILGQPPYGCIFTGGAVGTISGTPSWPGLYFIMIELADSDTLPKYDTIGVFIDIYEEEPPPDFICGDANNSEEVDIDDVVYLVAYIFTGGPAPIPFDAGEVDCSGDIDIDDIVYLVMYIFSGGPAPCDC
- a CDS encoding IS1595 family transposase, whose protein sequence is MKKQNILAQMVVGCLSYECIEKGSSSHQLHRSQSFTHKTAWFMTHRIKEAMKDPVFTRQLGGAGKTVEADETFWGNQKRRKGTPGRGYAYKEKIFSLIERVGDECSFHVPAVTAATRGPIMQEQIRQDTQVFTDDFGSFSGVDDEFLNHQVVNHRQKEYTRGPIHATTVKNYVSILKSGLVGVYQHVGAHHLKRCIGEFDFGFNSRNGSDGERAQLALKGIDGRRLLYRDS
- a CDS encoding PIN domain-containing protein — its product is MIKRRYWDACTFLGWFNNESEKIGKCLGVKKLAEDGELIIITSAITLTEVVWLKGHPRLSKESENTISEFFEQPFIAVRSVDRTIAEEARKLIWKHNVQPKDAIHVATALQLKVPDFDTFDDGLTKLDGKLGNPKLRIGHPNISYQELIDFPDEAEDV